The region TGATTTGCATTCTAAAGCCACCAAAGCACTGGTGCTGAATGTGATGCAGAGGTTTTGTCAACAGTGCAGCAGGTTTCATGTTCTTCAGGAGTTTGATGAAGGAAAAAGAAGCTGTCGCAGGCGTCTAGCTGGACATAATAGAAGGAGAAGGAAGAGTACACATCCAGAAAATACAGTTAATGGTGTGTCATTGAATGATGAACATGGGAGTAGTTACTTGCTCattagtcttttgagaatactCACCAATATACACTGTAAGTGTTTGAACATAATACTATATATTGGCATATGCCTATTTAGTATTTACTCTGTAATTTATATGTTAACTTTTTATTTATTGCAGCCAATACCTCAGATCAAAGGAGTGAGCAAGATTTGGTCACTCATCTACTGAAGAATCTTGGCAACATCAATGCTAGTAACTTATCTAGATTAATAACTGGATCTCAAAATTTCACGAATGCTTCCACATCCATTCCAACCCTTGAAAAGGTAAATACAGACACAGGTTGCATAAATTAATTATCTCTAAAACTGAATTCAACATCTAAGAGTGAAAAGATTTGTTTATATGAGGCTTCACAGCCTTTAGAATATGAAACAATGGAAAATGGAGGAGCTTTACAAATAACTGACCCCTCAAACAACATCATCCCATTCCCACCTAAATCCAGTCCTATGGAAGATACTGTTGGAGTTGGAAGGATGAAATTTAACACCATTGACCTTAACAATGCTTATGATGATTCTCAAGATTGCATGGAAACCTTTGATACCTTTGAAAATACAGACAATGTCCCCATGTGGTTACGTGGGGGGGACCCACACAAGTCAAGTCCACCTCAGACCTCAGGCTCCACAGCAACACAGTCACCATCTAGCTCCAGTGGCGAGGCACAggtattaaattttatatatacgTCTAAAATAGTACAAtcctttgcttttttttttttatgaaaaatatctttaaagagattttttttttctaattttcagAGTCGTACAGACAGGATTGTATTCAAGCTATTTGGAAAAGATCCAAACGAGTTGCCTGTTCTCCTCAGAAACcaggtctttttttttttttttttttttttacttgttgTAAGACTATATGGGCTTCTGATATTTTTACTTTTGTGCTGAATTTGGTAAACTGTTTAAAATACAGATTCTTGATTGGTTGTCACAAAGTCCAAGTGATATTGAAGGTTATATCAAGCCTGGATGCATCATATTATCTGTTTATCTTCGAATGGATAATTCCTCTTGGGATGAGGTACATTTCCTTGTCACTCCATTCCCAATAATATTATTTACAgttaattacatttttggtccctgagtatagCTGATATTATCAAATTTGCTCCTAAAGGTGGTTTGAGGTTTTTGTAACGTTTGTAAAATGAGTATATGTTTGTTGCAGCTTTGCTATGATTTAAGCAGTAATTTGAGGAAGCTTCTGGAAGCATCTAGTGATTCTTTCTGGAGAACAGGATGGATTTACACTAGGGTGTTGGATCATGTTGCATTTGCATGCGATGGTTAGTTCTTGTAATCTTTTTATACACACATAATATATTTTTTCAAGAACAAAAAAAaggttactttttttttttttttttttttaaattcttaaTCTCACCAAGATTCTTGATTTCTTGCTTATACAGGCCAGATTGTTCTGAACACATCTTTACCTCATAATAAAAACTCAACCATTTTGAGTGTTAAACCCATAGCAGTTTCTTTCTCTGAAACTGCTCAATTTTCAGTCAAAGGCTTTAGCTTTTCATGGTCAACATCAAGGTTGACTTGTGCCCTAGAAGGCAGTTACCTTATCCAAACAAATTGCTCAGATGTAATAGACGGTGGAGATTCGTCGATCAAGCAAGAGCAAGACCACCACCTCCAGTCTCTAACCTTCTCCTGCTCTATACCTAACATCCATGGTAGAGGCTTCATCGAGGTGATTTTTATTTTCTAAATCCTCCTTAATTTTTTCAAAGATTTTGAGTAATCttcttatgtttttattttctgattaGATCGAGGATGACAGTCTGAGCAGCAGTTTCTTTCCATTTATAGTAGCGGAAGAAGACGTGTGTTCAGAAATCCGTACACTAGAAACCGATATAGACGATTCAAAATTAGAAGCACGAAATCAAGCACTAGAGTTTATACACGAAATGGGTTGGCTTCTACATCGAAGCCAATTAAAATCAAGATTATCATCATCCATGGATCCAAATTCAGATCTTTTTTCGTTTGACCGATTCAGATGGCTCATAGAGTTTTCAGTTGACCATGACTGGTGTCGTGTGGTCAACAAACTATTGACCCTAATCTTCAAGGGTATAACAGTAATAAACCACACTTCAGTTGAAACCGCCTTGCTGGACATCGGTTTACTCCATCGAGCCGTGAGAAGAAACTCGAGACCCATGGTTGAGTTTCTGTTGAACTTCCGTGTGCCGGGGCCCGTTTTGTTTAAACCTGACGCGGTGGGGCCTGCTGGTTTGACACCTCTTCATATAGCAGCTGGTAAAGATGGGTCTGAGGATGTGCTTGACGCATTGACAAATGATCCTCAAATGgtaattgttttcaaatttcagtttattttaaGTAAGTTGCAGAACATTGTCTGATTATTGTGTATTGATTTAAAAGGTGGGAGTTGAAGCATGGAGAAGAAGTCATGACAGTAGTGGTTTAACACCTTATGATTACGCATCCCTTAGAGGCCATTACCCTTACATTCATTTGGTTCAaagaaaaatgaataaaaataaggGACATGTGGTGGTTGATATTCCTGTAAAAACAAAGGTGAAGGAGGGGGCAGAATTGTCATTGTCTTTTAAGGGATTTGAAATGGAAAAGGCATTGGTGTTTAAGGGAAGGTGTAATGAGTGTGAAGGGAAGTTGGGGTATTATGGTGGGGTGAGATCCTCGCTGGCGATTTATAAGCCAGCGATGCTGTCCATGGTGGCGATTGCtgcggtgtgtgtgtgtgtggcgtTGCTTTTTAAGAGTTCGCCCCAGGTTATGTTTGTGTTCCAGCCTTTTATTTGGGAAAGGCTCAAGTATGGGGCAAGTTAAATTAAAAGCTTATATATTATATACAGGTAATTTTTCAAGACTTTTGTTTTCgatgtattattattatatatagaaAAGGGCTGGATTTGTATGGATGGATATGAACTTCAAGTTGGGTGTTtgcatatttatatgtatattttgATGCTTGTATTTTCTCGTGATTTCCATACTTTattttttatatgatttgtagggaaatttgtttcttcattttgctTTGTTGAAGTTGATTTTTCATTCATAAATCACATCAATAACCATATAGTTAAGTCAACAAATTGCTACATAAATCACATCAATAAACATACCAATTATGGTATAGTCAACGAATTTCTTAGGCattgtattttattcatttctaAATTAAAAGACGTTGATGTTTCAGTTAGCAAACATAGAACATTTGGTTTTCAAATGAGTTGATGTATCCAAATTAATTGACTCAAATCTTCGGTCTCTAAGTTAGTAGACACAACCCTTTGTGATACGATTTCCATCAAGGTTAGCAGACACAGAAGCTTCTTTCTTTATATTAGGAGACACGAAACCATTTGTTATATAATTTCATCAAAATTAGCAAACAAGGAACCTTCAACTTCCAAATTAACGAATACATATACAATTGAACATTTTATATTCTTCCACCAAAACACTATAAACAACAACAGGAATAAGAACAAACTGATTATgatctaaaacaaaaaaaatggatCCAAACGATTTTTTTAACCAAAATTAAggggtttttttgaaaaaaaaaaagataggcttttttgtttttggaaaaaacATCAATTCCTGAGCTTGCTAAAATTGTCAGaaatagggttttttttttttttttttttttttttttttttaaaataaaaaatagttaGATTTAAacagaaaaatataaaatataatttttatagcATCAGACAATTCTTTATCACATTAAACAATTCTTTATCACATTTTTAACATTGTTATAAATTAACTATTAAATTTGGGAAATTGCTTTATGAACGACcttcattacaaaaacatttaAACTTTTTTATGGATTATTGTCCCAAAACATTTtagatattataaatatatacaatTAACCTTCGTTTGTGAGGTTACTTTGTGAGGTTACCGTAGCTAAAAGTTCCTCCACAATCCACAATGCACAAGTATGACAATACATAAATTACATATTTAACACTTCCATTTTATATAATACGTCACTTACAACCCTCTATTttgtaaatattattttcatcccTCAACTTTTTCTATTTTGTAAATACATTTTCTACCCCCtattttaaaatattactttCACTCTTTTAACTTTGAACTCTATAAAATATCATTATTGCcatttttattttctaaactttcGTGTTTATCCCATATAgtatatatattttgattttctttAATAACTTTTGTTcattaactttaaaaaaaatgactTGTTTTTGTTATGTATGTGTCAGTATAAATTAAAGGTGGTCAACGTTTGAATGTATTCAGATTCGAGATTGTCTAcgttttgattattttttttgtatgttttggTGCTTATTTTTATATACGCTTCTTACATATGAGTCGGGTCATATATAATACATTTTctattatttgaatacttttcgttaattaaaaaaatatacatcGTTAcaacaaaaacatgtaaaaacccgCAGCAAAGCGCAGACTTAAATACTAGTTACATATCCAAAATAtaaaaagtgatattttatgatgGGTCGTTTTAGTAATTACCCCTATAGTTTAGATATAAAAGGTAACTTTAGGTCATAATttcttaaatatgttttttttttttttaaaaaaaaaattggttgcaATTTGGAGATTTTTTAAATACTATAGAGTATCCCATtccattatttttttgtttacaaAACGATGGAAAGACCTGATTTATGTAGCAATTTTTGCGACTTTCTCGATCCAAATCATGTTATCGTCGGCGGCGCCTTCAATTTCTTTCCCATTCCACAACCACAACCGCAACGGCAACGGCAACGGCAACCACCATCACAATTACGGCATTGCTCCTCCTCGATTCGTAATTCGATGTGCAATTGCGTCAGCTTCTTCCCCAAAGAAGAACAAGTTGTGGAAGCAAGGTGAGCACCCGGGACGTGTATCGGAAAATTCATCCAACAGAAGAACGCCGATTAAGAACATTAAGAAGAAGCTCGACCGTAAAGCTAACCTTAATCCTTGGGTAAATACGGTTACTGAAGCCTTATCTGAATCCGTCGACGTAAAACAGTGGTCAAGAGCTCTACAGGTAATCATATCCTTCAATCTAATGGATTTTATTTCCCGAATTAGGACTGACTACTGAAAATGCTGGATCCAAATTCTCCAGGTATTTGAGATGCTGAAAGAACAACCATTTTATCAACCCAAGGAAGGAACTTACATGAAGCTCATCGTTCTACTCGGAAGATGTGGGCAACCAAAACATGCCCGCCATCTGTTCGACGAAATGATCCAAGAGGGACTAGAGCCAACATCACAACTCTACACAGCCTTGCTCGCTGCCTATTGTCGAAGTAATCTAATAGACGAAGCATTCAAAATCCTCAACCAAATGAAAACCCTTCCTTTATGCCAACCAGATGTTTACACCTTCAGCATCCTAATGAAAGCTTGCGTTGATGCTGCAAGATTTGAGCTTGTCGAATCCATTTACCACCAAATGGATGAAAGATCCATCACTCCCAACACTGTAACACAAAACACAGTCTTAGCTGGATATGGGAAAGCAGGGAAATTTCAAGAAATGGAAAAGGTGCTTTTGAATA is a window of Lactuca sativa cultivar Salinas chromosome 1, Lsat_Salinas_v11, whole genome shotgun sequence DNA encoding:
- the LOC111912803 gene encoding squamosa promoter-binding-like protein 1 isoform X1 produces the protein MEARFGEKSHHYYGPVPVVSDLKAVGKRTMEWDLNDWKWDADLFTATPSDYSSRQLFPVTTSELQTNTGASNSSSSCSVEINLQNQKGKRRVLVLDEEEVCGEAGALNLKLGAGGQVYPITEDEAERWEGKTGKKTKVAGTTSNRAVCQVDDCRTDLSNAKDYHRRHKVCDLHSKATKALVLNVMQRFCQQCSRFHVLQEFDEGKRSCRRRLAGHNRRRRKSTHPENTVNGVSLNDEHGSSYLLISLLRILTNIHSNTSDQRSEQDLVTHLLKNLGNINASNLSRLITGSQNFTNASTSIPTLEKASQPLEYETMENGGALQITDPSNNIIPFPPKSSPMEDTVGVGRMKFNTIDLNNAYDDSQDCMETFDTFENTDNVPMWLRGGDPHKSSPPQTSGSTATQSPSSSSGEAQSRTDRIVFKLFGKDPNELPVLLRNQILDWLSQSPSDIEGYIKPGCIILSVYLRMDNSSWDELCYDLSSNLRKLLEASSDSFWRTGWIYTRVLDHVAFACDGQIVLNTSLPHNKNSTILSVKPIAVSFSETAQFSVKGFSFSWSTSRLTCALEGSYLIQTNCSDVIDGGDSSIKQEQDHHLQSLTFSCSIPNIHGRGFIEIEDDSLSSSFFPFIVAEEDVCSEIRTLETDIDDSKLEARNQALEFIHEMGWLLHRSQLKSRLSSSMDPNSDLFSFDRFRWLIEFSVDHDWCRVVNKLLTLIFKGITVINHTSVETALLDIGLLHRAVRRNSRPMVEFLLNFRVPGPVLFKPDAVGPAGLTPLHIAAGKDGSEDVLDALTNDPQMVGVEAWRRSHDSSGLTPYDYASLRGHYPYIHLVQRKMNKNKGHVVVDIPVKTKVKEGAELSLSFKGFEMEKALVFKGRCNECEGKLGYYGGVRSSLAIYKPAMLSMVAIAAVCVCVALLFKSSPQVMFVFQPFIWERLKYGAS
- the LOC111912802 gene encoding pentatricopeptide repeat-containing protein At3g06430, chloroplastic, with amino-acid sequence MLSSAAPSISFPFHNHNRNGNGNGNHHHNYGIAPPRFVIRCAIASASSPKKNKLWKQGEHPGRVSENSSNRRTPIKNIKKKLDRKANLNPWVNTVTEALSESVDVKQWSRALQVFEMLKEQPFYQPKEGTYMKLIVLLGRCGQPKHARHLFDEMIQEGLEPTSQLYTALLAAYCRSNLIDEAFKILNQMKTLPLCQPDVYTFSILMKACVDAARFELVESIYHQMDERSITPNTVTQNTVLAGYGKAGKFQEMEKVLLNMLDSDTCTPDVWTMNTILSLFGNMGDIESMERWYEKLRNFGIEPETRTFNILIGVYGKNKMYDKMSSVMEYMRKLSFPWTTSTYNNVIEAFSDVGDAKNMEYTFKQMQGEGMRADTKTFCCLIRGYANAGVFHKVASVVELANEMEIHENTSFYNAVLYGCVKAGDLMKMEEVFKKMKQEECRPDAVTYSIMLEAYKKEAMDDKVHDLEQERLKIGVC
- the LOC111912803 gene encoding squamosa promoter-binding-like protein 1 isoform X2, whose translation is MEARFGEKSHHYYGPVPVVSDLKAVGKRTMEWDLNDWKWDADLFTATPSDYSSRQLFPVTTSELQTNTGASNSSSSCSVEINLQNQKGKRRVLVLDEEEVCGEAGALNLKLGAGGQVYPITEDEAERWEGKTGKKTKVAGTTSNRAVCQVDDCRTDLSNAKDYHRRHKVCDLHSKATKALVLNVMQRFCQQCSRFHVLQEFDEGKRSCRRRLAGHNRRRRKSTHPENTVNGVSLNDEHGSSYLLISLLRILTNIHSNTSDQRSEQDLVTHLLKNLGNINASNLSRLITGSQNFTNASTSIPTLEKPLEYETMENGGALQITDPSNNIIPFPPKSSPMEDTVGVGRMKFNTIDLNNAYDDSQDCMETFDTFENTDNVPMWLRGGDPHKSSPPQTSGSTATQSPSSSSGEAQSRTDRIVFKLFGKDPNELPVLLRNQILDWLSQSPSDIEGYIKPGCIILSVYLRMDNSSWDELCYDLSSNLRKLLEASSDSFWRTGWIYTRVLDHVAFACDGQIVLNTSLPHNKNSTILSVKPIAVSFSETAQFSVKGFSFSWSTSRLTCALEGSYLIQTNCSDVIDGGDSSIKQEQDHHLQSLTFSCSIPNIHGRGFIEIEDDSLSSSFFPFIVAEEDVCSEIRTLETDIDDSKLEARNQALEFIHEMGWLLHRSQLKSRLSSSMDPNSDLFSFDRFRWLIEFSVDHDWCRVVNKLLTLIFKGITVINHTSVETALLDIGLLHRAVRRNSRPMVEFLLNFRVPGPVLFKPDAVGPAGLTPLHIAAGKDGSEDVLDALTNDPQMVGVEAWRRSHDSSGLTPYDYASLRGHYPYIHLVQRKMNKNKGHVVVDIPVKTKVKEGAELSLSFKGFEMEKALVFKGRCNECEGKLGYYGGVRSSLAIYKPAMLSMVAIAAVCVCVALLFKSSPQVMFVFQPFIWERLKYGAS